A segment of the Anopheles cruzii chromosome 2, idAnoCruzAS_RS32_06, whole genome shotgun sequence genome:
TTCGCAACGTTGTTTCGAATACATAGAGTCATGTGTGGAGGAAGATACACTTTATGTGCTGGAGTATTGGTGCTGGGTTGGTTTTGTAAAGCCCCTTTCGCCCGATTCAGACGTTGGTCCAACCGTAGGCCGGGCGCTCGGTGGAGCGCGCTCGACCATTGCTGGCCGCGCTCTGGTGGCGATAGTTCTGTGCGTATTGGCTCTGCGGAGCGTACTGTTGGTTGTAGTTGCTGGCCGAGGTGCGTTGATCGACCGTCACCGGGTAACCACCCGGACCGATCGCGCTTCCGGCcgggaccgacgacgacgacgacgaggatgacggTGAACTTCCACCGGCCGGTTTGTTCTCCGCGAACAGCCCTCCGAGCCGCTTGTTGTCGACGAAGTTGCGTGCATCGAACAGCCCTCCCAGTCCTCCGCTGCCAGCCGCGCCACCCGCTGCCGGTCCAATACCGAGCCGCTGATTGATGTACGTTCCGATCTGCTGCTTGACCGCGTTCGAGACCGCATTCTGGACGCCGCTTAGAATGCCACCGAAAAAGCCACCACCGGACGAAGGAGCCGCCGGTTTCTGCGTCGGCACGACGATGTTACCTCCGCTTCCGTCAAACGAACCGGGGGCCGCCGGACGGCCACCGTATCCTCCTGCGCCACCTGGCGAatagccaccaccaccgccgccacctccgtTGTTACCGTAACGGTTGCCGGGACCGTTGTCCGTGGGCAAGGAAGGATAGAGCGATGGGCCCTGGGGAGCGGACGGAGGGCGCGGACGTGTCGGGGCCGGCGTGGGACGTTGTCCGTAAGGATTGTTCGGATTGAGGCCCAGGCTGCCCAGcacgtcgtcatcgttgccggccaccggagcgggCGGCTTCGGGCCGTTGTTAAACACGTTACTGGCACCCGCtggacgaaaggacgaagtGGATGGTGCGCGGACAGTACAGTTAAAATAAAAGAACAcattataaaacagaaacgaaagaagaaagatttcgaacacaaaaaagcTGTTAAAAGCCAAAGAACAacaaggaaacgaaacaaggGCTGAAACGGATCAAACAGTACGGAACAGAAAGCGACAAGCAACATtgaaaagcaacagaaaaggAATCAATAGTTTCGTGTTCAAgcgaacaaacacaaatagaaaaaaataatgagCCCGATTTGTGCCAATTGTTGCTAGAAACAATTGGCCAAACGTCTGCCTCGTCAGGCGCTGACTGACGCTCCGGACGTTGATTGAACTCGTCAGTAATCGGGATTCCGTGCGCGGcttaaacataaacaaacggtGTTTCGATTTACAATAGAATCCCTTacatttttttctactttGTTGACTCCCGTCCGCGGGTCACACTGTTTAGTTTAGCGTTTTAAGGTTAGGTCGTAAAACAATTGGACGGATAAAAACGAACGCGCAGCGCGCAGAAAATTGAACGGAAAATGCCCTCACAATCGAAGCAATCGTGAACGCGGCAGGCGAATGACGAATGACTGGGAATGAAAATAGATGCatttctcggttctcggttctgCTAATTGGTTTCACATTGTTTTCACCTTATCACCCTACAAGAGATTTATTTACATGATCGTGTGGCCGATCGGTTGGTGCGCTCCGGTGGTGCGCTTCGGCCCTGGGGCACCTTACCTTCCATAACTCATCGAGCGGCGCTGAGCTTCCATTTAAAATGGAGTTCATTCTTTGAAAGAAATTGCTACTTGAAAATGTAATCTTACGAAAAGGACAACAGTGCCGGGTGCGACAATGCAGTGCCGGATTCGCCTCGGCACGCGGAACGACGCAGACAGTTACATCCTTTCTCGACAGGGGGACTAACAGTTCGCCCCGAAGGCCGAACTGGCCCACATCCGGGGCCACAGTAAGTTAATGCACCGCGTGTTTACAGACCGGCTCAGGGAATTACAACCAGCGCGAGCCAGCGCACAGTGCACAGGGCCCGGATTTCCCGAGCTTACCGAGGCCCCCAGGGAGGGGAAGGATTATACGGGTCTGGTGACCCCCGGATCCCTTCCGGCGGTTGAGGCGCGGACCGGCGCGTCATGAATCGTAACGGTTCTGCACTCTGgtcaccgttccgttctggGTCACTTTTGACCtgtctctcgctttctctaaAGCAATCTAGCACATGTCCTTCGGCGCTCTGCGCTCCCAGCAC
Coding sequences within it:
- the LOC128268924 gene encoding translation initiation factor IF-2-like produces the protein MMEPSRIKVLYGGLIFQLLFVIALPLPYTKYGRTCSDIGCLSSQVCVMAYESCSLGQRDGNDCGRYPTCKKNTDPSVSAGPSAGASNVFNNGPKPPAPVAGNDDDVLGSLGLNPNNPYGQRPTPAPTRPRPPSAPQGPSLYPSLPTDNGPGNRYGNNGGGGGGGGYSPGGAGGYGGRPAAPGSFDGSGGNIVVPTQKPAAPSSGGGFFGGILSGVQNAVSNAVKQQIGTYINQRLGIGPAAGGAAGSGGLGGLFDARNFVDNKRLGGLFAENKPAGGSSPSSSSSSSSVPAGSAIGPGGYPVTVDQRTSASNYNQQYAPQSQYAQNYRHQSAASNGRARSTERPAYGWTNV